The following coding sequences are from one Devosia yakushimensis window:
- a CDS encoding 2-hydroxy-3-oxopropionate reductase — MKIGFIGLGVMGRPMAAHLIAAGHDVAVNRVKPISQHLVDAGARAAATAQEAVKGAEIVILMLPDTPDVEAVLFGQGGIAEAIAPGALVIDMSSISPVSTKDFAARVKAKGGDYLDAPVSGGEVGAKNAALTIMVGGSQEAFERARPLFELMGKNINRVGEVGDGQTAKVANQIIVGLTIQAVAEALLFATRAGADPVKVREALMGGFAASRILEVHGERMNNRTFDPGFRIRLHRKDLALALDAAKSLELALPNTATTAQLMSAALAQGDGDKDHSGLIRTLEALSSATA, encoded by the coding sequence ATGAAGATCGGCTTTATCGGACTGGGCGTCATGGGGCGCCCCATGGCCGCACACTTGATCGCTGCCGGACACGACGTCGCGGTCAATCGCGTCAAGCCAATCTCCCAGCATCTTGTCGATGCCGGAGCGCGCGCCGCCGCGACGGCACAGGAGGCCGTCAAAGGCGCCGAAATCGTTATCCTCATGCTGCCCGACACGCCCGATGTCGAGGCCGTGCTATTTGGCCAGGGTGGCATTGCCGAAGCTATCGCGCCGGGCGCGCTGGTCATCGACATGAGCTCCATTTCCCCGGTATCCACCAAGGACTTCGCCGCCCGCGTCAAAGCCAAGGGTGGCGACTATCTCGATGCGCCGGTCTCGGGCGGCGAAGTGGGCGCAAAAAATGCCGCGCTGACCATCATGGTCGGTGGTAGCCAGGAGGCATTCGAGCGGGCGAGACCGCTTTTCGAGCTGATGGGCAAGAACATCAACCGGGTCGGCGAGGTCGGCGACGGCCAAACCGCCAAGGTCGCCAACCAGATCATTGTCGGTCTCACCATTCAGGCTGTGGCCGAGGCCCTGCTGTTCGCCACCCGCGCCGGCGCCGATCCGGTCAAGGTGCGCGAGGCGCTGATGGGTGGGTTTGCCGCCTCACGCATTCTCGAAGTGCATGGCGAGCGCATGAACAATCGCACCTTCGATCCCGGCTTCCGCATCCGCCTGCATCGCAAAGACCTGGCGCTGGCGCTCGACGCCGCCAAAAGCCTCGAACTGGCTTTGCCCAATACCGCCACAACCGCGCAGCTGATGTCGGCGGCCCTGGCCCAGGGCGATGGCGACAAGGACCATTCCGGGCTGATCCGCACGCTCGAAGCACTGTCCAGCGCCACAGCCTAA
- a CDS encoding beta-galactosidase — translation MPLDRLPKVPYGAVYFRKSNPPKPDWERDYGIAAEDGLNVFRHWFMWSAIERRPGYYEWDEFDRQLDLAAKNGMVTVIAEMTQTTPDWAYRKFAHARQIRADGSVMTTIMGGSSATGGFSHNGAGSGALTYNCPEVKQAVGAFLTTMATRYKGHPGLLGYDIWNEVNYAEDIDFNDYTKAAFRTWLKAKYGDLEALSQAWYRYSHAEWDDVEPPHDVGPYPENLDWLEFKRQHYYGDMQWKIDTIRAVDKDCLIAAHGVAGAIQHMSSHGSDDWLAASKVELYGLTWVPSRRGFKPWQNFFGPDLTRSASRGKKWWHAERPGGPLWMQPQVLGHEKEDGRVMEPEDVRLLTMTSFAAGATGVLNLRYRPLLDGPLFGAFGSYGMDGSRTPRSDMASAIAKWANDDAQQSLFEARPVQGDIGILVIPEAQAWDYLLNRNHMPETYRQAMWGVYRGFFDNGIQADWVHIEDIAKYNSLYAPYPISMTTETAKAIAAWVAGGGTLISEATPGYFGDRGKVGTVQPHNGLDAVFGVREHEVEFMPDLGDKIAFDFEGKTIRGGGFLQSYTLEGATERGRFADGRIAIAEHRHGSGRTLLVGTHPGIGYFQKSEDTGKAYFAAILAWAGKKQRVSISDNRLQARLHEADGRKVLWVLNPLREAASVDIAVDGRPAVYGKAYWGKASGTGTVSIPQRDLVIVQLQD, via the coding sequence ATGCCACTCGATAGATTGCCCAAAGTGCCCTATGGCGCCGTGTATTTCCGCAAGTCCAACCCGCCCAAGCCGGATTGGGAGCGGGACTATGGCATCGCCGCCGAAGACGGGCTCAATGTCTTCCGCCACTGGTTCATGTGGTCCGCAATCGAGCGGCGGCCGGGCTATTATGAATGGGACGAATTCGACCGCCAGCTCGACCTTGCAGCCAAGAACGGCATGGTGACCGTCATCGCCGAAATGACCCAGACCACGCCGGACTGGGCCTATCGCAAATTCGCTCATGCCCGCCAGATCCGGGCCGATGGCTCGGTCATGACGACCATCATGGGTGGCAGCTCGGCAACCGGGGGATTCTCTCATAACGGCGCCGGCAGCGGCGCGCTCACCTATAATTGTCCCGAGGTGAAGCAAGCCGTCGGGGCTTTCCTCACCACCATGGCGACGCGCTACAAGGGGCATCCGGGCCTGCTCGGCTATGACATCTGGAACGAGGTCAATTATGCCGAGGATATCGACTTCAACGACTATACCAAGGCCGCGTTCCGCACCTGGCTCAAGGCCAAATATGGTGATCTCGAAGCGTTGAGCCAGGCCTGGTATCGCTATTCCCACGCTGAATGGGACGATGTCGAGCCGCCCCATGACGTGGGCCCCTACCCCGAAAACCTCGATTGGCTGGAATTCAAGCGCCAGCATTATTACGGCGACATGCAGTGGAAGATCGACACGATCCGCGCCGTCGACAAGGATTGCCTGATCGCCGCCCATGGCGTGGCCGGCGCCATCCAGCATATGTCGTCGCACGGCAGCGACGACTGGCTGGCCGCCTCCAAGGTTGAACTCTACGGGCTGACCTGGGTGCCGAGCCGCCGCGGCTTCAAGCCCTGGCAGAATTTTTTCGGGCCGGACCTGACCCGCTCGGCCTCGCGCGGCAAAAAATGGTGGCATGCCGAACGCCCGGGCGGTCCACTGTGGATGCAGCCGCAGGTGCTCGGCCACGAAAAGGAAGACGGCCGGGTGATGGAACCCGAGGATGTGCGGCTACTGACCATGACTTCCTTTGCCGCAGGCGCCACGGGTGTATTGAACCTGCGCTACCGGCCGCTGCTTGACGGACCGCTGTTCGGCGCTTTCGGCTCCTATGGCATGGATGGCAGCCGCACGCCGCGTTCGGACATGGCCAGTGCCATCGCCAAATGGGCCAATGACGATGCCCAGCAGAGCCTGTTCGAGGCCCGGCCGGTGCAAGGCGATATCGGCATTCTGGTCATTCCCGAAGCGCAGGCCTGGGACTATCTGCTCAATCGCAACCATATGCCCGAAACCTATCGCCAGGCCATGTGGGGCGTCTATCGCGGCTTCTTCGACAATGGCATCCAGGCCGATTGGGTGCATATCGAGGATATTGCCAAGTACAATTCCTTGTACGCGCCCTACCCCATTTCGATGACCACCGAGACGGCCAAGGCCATCGCCGCCTGGGTGGCAGGGGGCGGCACGCTGATCAGCGAAGCCACGCCAGGCTATTTCGGCGATCGCGGCAAGGTCGGCACGGTCCAGCCGCATAACGGGCTCGACGCGGTTTTCGGCGTCAGGGAGCACGAGGTCGAGTTCATGCCCGATCTGGGCGACAAGATCGCCTTTGACTTCGAGGGCAAAACGATACGCGGCGGGGGGTTCCTCCAATCCTATACGCTTGAAGGGGCGACCGAACGCGGGCGCTTCGCCGATGGCCGTATCGCCATTGCCGAACATAGGCATGGTTCCGGACGTACATTATTGGTCGGCACCCATCCGGGCATCGGCTATTTCCAGAAAAGCGAAGACACCGGCAAAGCCTATTTCGCCGCCATTCTCGCCTGGGCCGGCAAAAAGCAACGCGTTTCGATCTCGGACAATCGCCTGCAGGCCAGGTTGCACGAGGCCGATGGCCGCAAGGTTCTGTGGGTGCTCAATCCGCTGCGCGAAGCGGCGAGCGTCGATATTGCCGTCGACGGCAGGCCGGCCGTCTATGGCAAGGCCTATTGGGGCAAGGCATCAGGCACCGGCACGGTGTCGATTCCGCAACGCGATCTCGTGATCGTGCAATTGCAGGACTAA
- a CDS encoding FadR/GntR family transcriptional regulator, whose product MIQSSTDWPTSGHHCFEFRMGIEGEAAAAAARHRTADDLIQLADVVSKLETLDASKEPGLEEDYNFHLCVARASQNSFYSSVIQAIRGNIFGGMLLARTTSGLRTAEKVAAINEQHRAIYEAIVASDADRARQAMRHHLLACRKSTRHWDARVG is encoded by the coding sequence ATGATTCAGTCAAGCACCGATTGGCCGACATCTGGCCACCATTGCTTCGAATTCCGCATGGGGATCGAGGGCGAGGCGGCTGCGGCTGCCGCGCGGCATCGAACCGCCGACGATCTGATCCAGCTGGCCGACGTGGTCAGCAAGCTCGAAACGCTCGATGCCAGCAAGGAGCCCGGGCTGGAGGAGGATTACAATTTCCACCTCTGCGTCGCCCGGGCCTCGCAGAACAGCTTCTATTCCAGTGTCATCCAGGCCATTCGCGGCAATATTTTCGGTGGCATGCTGCTGGCGCGAACGACGTCCGGGCTGCGGACGGCCGAGAAGGTCGCTGCCATCAATGAGCAGCATCGCGCGATCTATGAAGCCATTGTCGCCAGCGACGCCGATCGCGCCCGCCAGGCCATGCGACACCATCTGCTGGCCTGCCGCAAATCGACCCGCCATTGGGACGCACGGGTCGGGTAA
- a CDS encoding FadR/GntR family transcriptional regulator, with product MAIEERPPYVLERGQSLADVVHGQMLALIDDGSWSPRSRLPSETELARRFGMSRPVIRQALAMLRDAGLIQSRQGSGSFVIGPPDAVEQPPEQVLFPAIGSIADITAFVSFREGMEGEIAATAALNRSKEQLATILGVLGRFREKRALGERPQDDFAFHLSIAQATGNPFYVNSLTSLREQMTMGMALIWNFSADRPDFRAVVADHHEAIYDAIRLQDAEAARDAMRRHLRWAGARILRGDDAEANKI from the coding sequence ATGGCGATCGAGGAGCGCCCCCCTTATGTGCTTGAGCGAGGCCAGAGCCTGGCGGATGTCGTGCATGGCCAGATGCTGGCCTTGATCGACGATGGCAGCTGGTCGCCGCGCTCGCGCCTACCTTCGGAAACCGAACTGGCCCGGCGCTTCGGCATGTCGCGCCCGGTGATCCGGCAGGCCTTGGCCATGCTGCGCGACGCCGGGCTCATCCAGTCGCGCCAGGGCTCGGGCAGTTTCGTCATCGGCCCGCCCGATGCTGTCGAACAGCCACCCGAGCAGGTGCTGTTTCCGGCCATTGGCAGCATTGCCGATATCACCGCCTTCGTCTCCTTCCGCGAAGGCATGGAGGGGGAAATCGCGGCTACGGCGGCGCTCAACCGCAGCAAGGAGCAATTGGCGACGATCCTGGGCGTATTGGGACGCTTCCGGGAGAAGCGCGCGCTGGGGGAACGGCCGCAGGACGATTTTGCCTTCCACCTGTCGATTGCCCAGGCCACGGGCAATCCGTTTTACGTCAACAGCCTCACCTCGCTGCGCGAGCAGATGACGATGGGCATGGCGTTGATCTGGAATTTTTCGGCCGATCGGCCGGATTTCCGCGCCGTGGTGGCGGATCACCACGAGGCGATCTATGATGCCATCCGCCTTCAGGATGCCGAGGCGGCGCGCGATGCCATGCGGCGGCATCTCCGCTGGGCGGGCGCGCGGATTCTGCGCGGCGATGATGCGGAGGCGAACAAGATTTAA
- a CDS encoding DMT family transporter, translating into MTSISPSLSRRDWTNVVAVLCVLAATAIFSLIFISGRVVGDLASPLQIMFLRYCGGLLTVCAIAGLNGRNWASMQSEHRVSQALRALAGGLGGAAIIFGNAHMPLVDANAIGLLSGVFTLGLGYIVFRDRLPGPGIAGALACIAGAAIVMAARGAFTTLDASYLFPASIVAVGALLLATEHVFIKILAMSDRPLVTLAHANFFGAILLLIPALLTWRSTGPVNAALLCLGPFAILGQYLNIRGYMAASVSLLAPVGYSSLVFAALWGWWFFGQLPTAGVIAGCLVIAAGGTVLALSRHK; encoded by the coding sequence ATGACGTCCATATCCCCATCCCTGAGCCGGCGCGACTGGACCAATGTCGTCGCAGTGCTTTGCGTCCTTGCCGCAACGGCAATTTTCTCGCTCATTTTCATATCAGGCCGCGTCGTCGGCGATCTGGCCTCGCCGCTGCAAATCATGTTTCTGCGCTATTGCGGTGGCCTGCTGACGGTCTGCGCCATCGCGGGGCTCAATGGCAGAAACTGGGCCAGCATGCAGAGCGAACACCGCGTGAGCCAGGCTTTGCGGGCATTGGCGGGTGGGCTGGGCGGTGCGGCCATCATCTTCGGCAATGCGCATATGCCGCTGGTCGACGCCAATGCGATCGGCCTGTTGAGCGGGGTTTTCACCCTGGGCCTGGGCTATATCGTCTTTCGCGACCGCCTGCCCGGCCCGGGTATCGCGGGCGCCCTGGCCTGCATTGCGGGCGCTGCCATTGTCATGGCCGCCCGCGGGGCCTTCACGACGCTGGATGCCAGCTACCTGTTTCCCGCTTCCATCGTGGCGGTTGGCGCGCTCCTGCTGGCCACCGAGCATGTCTTCATCAAGATATTGGCCATGTCCGACCGGCCGCTGGTTACGCTGGCGCATGCCAATTTCTTCGGCGCCATCCTGCTGCTCATTCCCGCGCTGCTGACCTGGCGTTCCACCGGCCCCGTCAATGCCGCCCTGCTCTGCCTCGGGCCGTTCGCCATTCTGGGACAATATCTCAATATCCGGGGCTATATGGCCGCCAGCGTCAGCCTGCTCGCGCCGGTCGGCTATTCCTCGCTGGTCTTCGCCGCCCTTTGGGGATGGTGGTTCTTTGGCCAATTGCCCACGGCCGGCGTCATTGCCGGATGCCTGGTCATCGCCGCGGGCGGCACCGTGCTCGCGCTATCGCGGCATAAATAA